From Cecembia calidifontis, one genomic window encodes:
- a CDS encoding heme lyase CcmF/NrfE family subunit yields the protein MINTFIGNLGHFAVILAFVSSLVTAFGYYQYTVVPELEKKTWQRFSRLAFYVHSAAGITIALALFEIIYSHRFEYFYAYSHSSKALPVHYMISSFWEGQEGSFILWIVWNVLLGLVLIRTNKAWEGPVMVVFALVQAFLVSMILGVVIGDLKIGSSPFILLRDAVSAPVFQINPDFVPEDGTGLNPLLQNIWMVIHPPTLFLGYATTLVPFAFLIGGLATRKYTEWVRPALPWAQFSAMVLGMGIIMGAYWAYVTLNFGGYWNWDPVENAVYVPWLILVAGIHTMITFKKSSTALKSSIVLIIATFILVLYATFLVRSGVLGDSSVHSFTDLGLSGQLLIYMLFFLAVSVYLAAKHWKNIPSSEKEASVYSREFWIFIGAITLALMAFQVILPTSIPVWNAIVEMFGGISNMAPPADQVGFYTKFQLWFAVVVALLTAVGQFFWWNKMDAKALREALVVPYVVAVILSAIIIVLGKVYDISYIVVVLASTFTIVANATILYRLVKKSTFKLAGGSLAHIGLGMILIGVMFSSGYSQVISFNMSGLTYSNSWEDELNKEHVLLWINKPTQIKEYTAIYRGRQKKVKGVPGLVNVNLLKSTDNVNEAIALGDIVYRGKTYFQKGDRVPIVLEENDYFQIDYYKGDEYQFTLNPMSQFNTSMGLISSPDSRRFIDKDLYTFVSAINDYEDPEWREDEFFQVSPGETFYISDFVTEFQGGEVLNQIEGVDLRDGDVAVKARLVVMDYDVEKVLEPIFIIRGNQVGKIPAIDNELGVKVEIDNILPESNQFSFKVNRYQKDYVVLKAIIKPQINILWAGTIIMLFGFCVAIYRRYDEFRKMRDKGLEY from the coding sequence ATGATAAATACCTTTATAGGTAATTTGGGCCATTTCGCGGTTATCTTGGCTTTTGTAAGCTCCTTGGTTACTGCCTTTGGCTATTACCAGTATACTGTAGTACCTGAACTCGAAAAGAAAACTTGGCAGCGGTTCAGCAGGTTGGCATTTTACGTCCATTCAGCAGCCGGGATTACCATTGCATTGGCATTGTTTGAAATCATTTACAGCCACCGCTTTGAATATTTCTATGCTTATTCCCATTCCTCCAAGGCCCTTCCTGTACATTACATGATCTCCAGTTTCTGGGAAGGTCAAGAGGGTTCATTTATCCTTTGGATTGTATGGAATGTGTTGTTGGGTCTGGTTTTGATCAGGACAAATAAAGCATGGGAAGGACCTGTGATGGTGGTATTTGCCCTGGTTCAGGCATTCCTCGTTTCCATGATTTTGGGAGTAGTAATTGGTGATCTAAAAATCGGAAGCTCTCCATTTATCCTTTTGAGGGATGCTGTAAGCGCTCCGGTTTTTCAGATAAATCCTGATTTTGTCCCCGAAGATGGCACAGGTTTGAACCCATTGTTGCAAAATATCTGGATGGTCATCCACCCGCCTACCTTATTCTTGGGTTATGCTACAACCTTGGTACCCTTTGCCTTCTTAATTGGAGGATTGGCGACCAGAAAATATACAGAGTGGGTACGTCCTGCACTTCCATGGGCCCAATTTTCGGCCATGGTTTTGGGAATGGGTATCATTATGGGGGCTTATTGGGCTTATGTCACTTTGAACTTCGGTGGTTATTGGAACTGGGATCCGGTTGAAAATGCGGTTTATGTTCCATGGCTGATCTTGGTGGCAGGTATCCATACCATGATTACCTTTAAGAAAAGCAGCACGGCTTTGAAGTCATCCATAGTTTTGATCATTGCAACCTTCATTTTGGTGCTTTATGCTACATTCTTGGTGAGAAGCGGTGTTCTTGGAGATTCTTCTGTTCACTCGTTTACTGATTTGGGGCTTTCCGGGCAGCTTTTGATTTACATGCTTTTCTTCCTGGCTGTTTCTGTATATCTCGCTGCAAAGCACTGGAAAAATATCCCTTCTTCTGAGAAGGAAGCCTCTGTGTATTCCCGTGAGTTTTGGATTTTTATTGGGGCGATTACCTTGGCTTTGATGGCCTTTCAGGTGATTCTTCCAACTTCCATTCCTGTATGGAATGCTATAGTAGAAATGTTTGGAGGGATTTCCAATATGGCACCGCCAGCAGATCAGGTTGGCTTCTACACCAAATTCCAGCTTTGGTTTGCTGTGGTGGTTGCTTTGTTGACTGCGGTGGGACAGTTTTTCTGGTGGAATAAAATGGATGCCAAAGCCCTGAGAGAGGCATTGGTGGTGCCTTATGTAGTCGCCGTGATACTTTCAGCAATAATTATTGTATTGGGCAAGGTTTATGACATCTCCTATATCGTGGTGGTGTTGGCGAGCACCTTTACCATAGTGGCCAATGCTACTATCCTATATCGTTTGGTCAAAAAATCAACTTTCAAGTTGGCGGGGGGCTCTTTGGCGCATATTGGCTTAGGGATGATCCTGATCGGAGTGATGTTTTCCTCTGGTTATTCTCAGGTAATTTCATTCAACATGTCAGGTTTGACTTACAGCAATAGTTGGGAGGACGAGCTGAACAAGGAACATGTGCTGCTGTGGATCAATAAGCCTACACAGATCAAAGAATATACGGCCATCTACAGAGGTAGGCAGAAAAAAGTCAAAGGTGTTCCAGGTCTGGTAAATGTTAATTTGCTGAAATCCACCGATAATGTCAATGAGGCCATAGCCCTGGGAGATATCGTTTACAGAGGTAAGACTTATTTTCAGAAGGGAGATAGGGTGCCTATTGTATTAGAGGAAAACGATTATTTTCAAATTGACTATTATAAAGGGGATGAATACCAGTTTACCCTGAACCCTATGTCCCAATTCAACACCAGTATGGGATTGATTTCTTCGCCGGATTCCAGAAGATTTATTGATAAAGACCTTTATACTTTCGTGTCGGCAATCAATGATTATGAAGATCCTGAGTGGAGGGAAGATGAGTTCTTTCAAGTTTCACCGGGCGAGACCTTCTATATTTCTGATTTTGTCACCGAATTCCAGGGCGGAGAGGTCCTGAACCAGATTGAAGGTGTGGATCTCAGGGATGGGGATGTAGCAGTGAAAGCCAGATTGGTGGTCATGGACTATGATGTGGAAAAGGTGCTTGAGCCCATTTTTATTATCCGTGGCAATCAGGTTGGAAAAATCCCGGCCATTGACAATGAACTTGGGGTAAAAGTAGAAATTGACAATATTCTGCCTGAATCCAATCAATTTTCTTTCAAGGTCAACCGATACCAGAAAGATTACGTGGTGCTGAAAGCCATCATCAAGCCACAGATCAATATCCTGTGGGCTGGAACCATCATCATGTTGTTTGGTTTCTGCGTGGCCATCTACAGGAGATATGATGAATTCAGAAAAATGCGTGACAAAGGTTTGGAATATTAA
- a CDS encoding cytochrome c maturation protein CcmE → MKKGHLIGLGIIAVAIIIIVSMIGDASTYESFATAKAMKMRGEDKPIHVVGELKKNAGGMVEGIEVNPDKTSFYFMMVDNDGTEQKVFYNEPVPPDFARAEQVVVIGSYKNEDLFVADKILMKCPSKYQENEVSTAGM, encoded by the coding sequence ATGAAAAAAGGACATCTAATAGGGCTTGGGATTATTGCAGTGGCCATCATTATTATCGTCTCCATGATCGGTGATGCGAGTACTTATGAAAGTTTTGCAACAGCCAAAGCCATGAAAATGAGGGGAGAAGATAAGCCTATCCATGTGGTGGGAGAGCTTAAGAAAAATGCAGGTGGTATGGTAGAAGGGATTGAGGTCAATCCAGACAAGACATCATTTTATTTCATGATGGTGGATAATGACGGTACAGAACAAAAAGTATTCTATAATGAGCCCGTACCCCCTGATTTTGCCAGGGCTGAACAGGTAGTGGTAATCGGCTCCTATAAAAATGAAGATTTGTTTGTTGCGGACAAGATCCTGATGAAATGTCCATCCAAATACCAGGAAAATGAGGTCAGCACTGCTGGTATGTAA
- a CDS encoding CcmD family protein: protein MKKWLVIFFLVFSLQAVAQEKIEITEADYQNSRVEMADVMRSEGKIYVLVGIIAIVFAGILVYVINTDRKVAKLEKLLQE from the coding sequence ATGAAAAAATGGTTAGTGATCTTTTTCCTGGTATTTAGCCTTCAGGCTGTAGCACAGGAGAAAATTGAAATTACAGAAGCGGATTATCAGAATTCTCGGGTAGAAATGGCCGATGTGATGCGTTCTGAAGGAAAAATATATGTGCTGGTGGGTATCATTGCGATTGTATTTGCAGGGATTTTGGTTTATGTGATCAATACAGACAGAAAAGTCGCCAAACTGGAGAAGTTGTTACAGGAATAA
- the ccsA gene encoding cytochrome c biogenesis protein CcsA, with amino-acid sequence MKKSWWKILAIALLAYTLIAGLLFDVPRLPILNETIRALYFHVTMWFGMIIMLVVAVVYSVKYLRANELRYDDLAVEFTNAAILFGVLGILTGMLWAKFTWGDYWSGDPKQNASAIGLLMYFAYLILRNSLTDVHQRARIGAVYNIFAFAAFIPLIFVLPRLTDSLHPGNGGNPGFNAYDLDSKLRLVFYPAIIGWTLLGTWISSVRVRLRRAERKIEDRLINQVS; translated from the coding sequence ATGAAAAAGAGTTGGTGGAAAATCCTTGCTATTGCCTTACTGGCTTACACCCTGATAGCAGGACTTCTTTTCGATGTGCCCAGATTGCCCATCCTCAATGAAACCATCCGTGCCCTTTATTTCCATGTCACCATGTGGTTTGGGATGATTATCATGTTAGTAGTGGCTGTGGTGTACAGTGTCAAATACCTCAGGGCCAATGAGCTAAGGTATGATGACCTGGCTGTGGAATTCACCAATGCGGCGATTTTGTTCGGAGTCTTGGGTATTTTGACCGGAATGCTCTGGGCAAAATTTACCTGGGGGGATTATTGGTCAGGTGATCCCAAACAAAACGCCTCTGCAATCGGTCTTTTGATGTATTTTGCCTACCTGATATTGAGAAACTCCCTGACGGATGTTCATCAAAGGGCCAGAATAGGAGCAGTGTACAACATCTTTGCTTTCGCGGCCTTTATTCCATTGATATTTGTATTGCCCAGACTGACTGATAGCCTGCACCCTGGAAACGGAGGCAATCCGGGTTTTAATGCTTATGACCTTGATAGCAAATTGCGTTTGGTGTTCTATCCGGCTATTATCGGATGGACACTTTTGGGAACCTGGATAAGTTCTGTACGTGTAAGGCTAAGAAGAGCGGAAAGAAAAATTGAAGACAGATTGATCAATCAGGTTTCCTGA
- a CDS encoding DUF4236 domain-containing protein has protein sequence MGFYLRKGFNFGPLRVNLSKSGLGISAGVTGARIGINSQGRTYVHGGRHGLYYRKNLPIGNKSTSSSKGKTSNLSLEEEMFSDTGLTYKIMDLTRQKLVLEPLFSSDRKIYLYLGLSALLVGIFSTAMIFKLMMLLTGALMITWFILGKLRQKNLKKSLESLQGLSADQQTEANWIQNSQGLNQNDLRLLAIHTLDAWLENQVRDGQLIPLENLVMFLPIDREKALSLALGHYNEVVHSVLADHQLEDSENEFIESIEDNWSIPADEIQQERKLIDSFRMLRQIQQEELPLKSFSRDLVAGEKPYFEGEGRLLVLRVLDSWQANRVRYKTKGYQLDMEGIIRISSRVVEIHEGRNIRSYPIRQVEDVHLSLGEGIVEVFMSNRKQPLVFTAPDLFEFSAVLLKASGQN, from the coding sequence ATGGGATTTTATTTACGAAAAGGTTTCAATTTTGGTCCTTTGAGGGTCAATCTATCCAAAAGCGGATTGGGGATTTCTGCCGGGGTGACCGGTGCACGCATAGGAATCAATTCTCAGGGAAGAACTTATGTTCATGGGGGCAGGCATGGTCTGTATTATCGGAAAAACCTTCCCATAGGGAATAAATCAACCTCATCCTCAAAGGGCAAAACTTCTAACTTAAGCCTGGAAGAGGAAATGTTTTCTGATACAGGCCTCACCTATAAGATCATGGATCTTACCCGCCAAAAGCTGGTACTTGAGCCCCTTTTCTCCTCAGACCGCAAAATCTATTTGTATTTAGGTTTATCAGCTTTACTGGTTGGTATTTTCAGTACTGCCATGATTTTTAAGTTGATGATGCTTCTGACCGGAGCCCTGATGATTACTTGGTTTATTTTGGGTAAGCTGAGGCAGAAAAATCTAAAAAAGTCCTTAGAATCATTACAGGGCCTGAGTGCCGATCAGCAAACTGAGGCCAATTGGATTCAAAACAGTCAAGGCCTAAATCAAAATGACCTGAGGCTTTTGGCAATACATACCTTAGATGCCTGGCTGGAAAATCAGGTGCGAGATGGTCAATTAATTCCTTTAGAAAACCTCGTGATGTTTTTGCCCATCGATCGGGAAAAAGCATTATCCTTGGCATTAGGTCACTATAATGAAGTGGTACACAGCGTCCTGGCTGACCACCAATTGGAAGATTCCGAAAATGAATTCATTGAGTCCATAGAGGACAATTGGTCTATCCCTGCTGATGAAATCCAACAGGAGCGTAAACTGATCGATAGTTTTCGGATGCTCCGCCAAATACAGCAGGAAGAACTTCCATTGAAAAGCTTTTCCAGAGACTTGGTGGCCGGAGAAAAACCCTATTTTGAAGGAGAAGGGAGGCTGTTGGTGCTAAGGGTGCTGGATTCTTGGCAGGCCAATAGGGTAAGGTATAAAACGAAGGGATATCAATTGGATATGGAAGGTATAATCCGAATTAGCAGCCGGGTGGTAGAAATTCATGAGGGCCGCAATATCAGGAGCTATCCCATAAGGCAGGTGGAAGACGTTCACCTATCGCTCGGTGAGGGTATAGTGGAGGTTTTTATGAGCAATAGAAAACAGCCCTTGGTTTTTACTGCTCCGGATTTGTTTGAATTCTCAGCAGTTTTATTAAAGGCGAGCGGTCAAAATTGA
- a CDS encoding heme exporter protein CcmB, with translation MFRQIQTLIIKELTLEWRQKYALNGILLYVVSAVFIVYLSVGAKQGNIAVPTWNALYWIIILFSSVNAVAKSFVQEHQGRQLYYYMIASPEAIIISKMLYNTLLTLVLAMLGYLVFSVILGNPVQDQGLFVLNLLLGSVGFSACLTMVSGIASKASNNATLMAILSFPVIIPILLMAIRVSKNAVDGLDWAVSVDKVLTLLAINAIVAVTAYILFPYLWRS, from the coding sequence ATGTTCCGACAGATCCAAACTCTTATTATCAAAGAACTCACCCTTGAATGGCGGCAAAAATATGCCCTGAATGGGATTTTGTTGTATGTGGTCTCGGCAGTTTTCATTGTTTACCTCAGTGTGGGGGCCAAGCAGGGGAATATTGCTGTGCCCACCTGGAACGCCCTGTACTGGATCATTATTCTTTTCTCATCGGTTAATGCGGTGGCCAAAAGTTTCGTTCAGGAACATCAGGGCAGGCAATTGTATTATTACATGATAGCCTCGCCAGAAGCCATTATCATTTCCAAAATGCTGTACAATACGCTTTTGACTTTGGTTTTGGCCATGTTGGGATATTTGGTCTTCAGTGTGATTCTCGGGAATCCGGTTCAGGACCAGGGACTTTTTGTGCTCAATTTACTTTTGGGTTCAGTGGGTTTCTCTGCCTGCCTGACCATGGTTTCCGGTATCGCTTCCAAAGCGAGCAACAATGCCACCTTAATGGCCATTCTCAGCTTTCCTGTGATTATCCCCATCTTACTGATGGCTATCAGGGTTTCCAAAAATGCAGTTGATGGCTTGGATTGGGCGGTCAGTGTAGATAAGGTCCTTACCCTTTTGGCTATTAATGCTATTGTTGCTGTTACGGCTTATATCTTGTTCCCCTATTTGTGGAGGAGTTAA
- the htpG gene encoding molecular chaperone HtpG: MQEKGTISIHTENIFPIIKKFLYSDHEIFLRELVSNAVDATQKIKRLAQLGQYNGELGDLTVEVSFDKDKKTITISDKGLGMTAEEIKKYINQIAFSGATEFVEKFKDAKDANEIIGKFGLGFYSAFMVAKKVEINTLSYQEGAASARWTCDGSTEFEISAGDRKTRGTDVILHINEDSEEFLDKWRLQGILDKYAKFLPVPIKFGTRTESVEDGVDDKGEKNWKSVEVDNIINNTSPIWTKSPNDLKDEDYLAFYKELYPFSEDPLFWIHLNVDYPFNLTGVLYFPKVKNDFELQKNKIKLFSRQVFITDEVKDIVPEFLMLLHGVIDSPDIPLNVSRSFLQSDSNVKKINNYITKKVADKLAELFKKDRKAYEQKWNDIGLFVKYGMISEEKFAEKGKDFTLLKNTKGEFFTLAEYREKVKALQTDKNDQVVYLYATDVAKQDAFIQSANKKDYDVLVMDSPIDNHFIQHLEMKEEKTSLKRVDADVVDKLIQKDAGYANLLNEEQSKKVKEIFEKAIDNKSYTVEVEGLSPEEMPVTVTMEEFMRRMKEMAQMGGGMGFYGAMPDNYKVAINGNHPLIDKILKTEAEEDQTKLAKQAFDLALLAQGLLTGKDLTAFVKRSVELI; encoded by the coding sequence ATGCAGGAAAAAGGTACCATCTCGATACATACCGAGAACATTTTCCCGATCATCAAGAAGTTTTTATACTCTGACCATGAGATTTTTCTCCGTGAATTGGTCTCCAACGCGGTAGACGCCACCCAAAAAATCAAAAGATTGGCCCAGCTTGGACAGTACAACGGGGAGCTTGGAGATCTGACTGTGGAGGTGTCATTTGATAAAGACAAAAAGACCATCACCATTTCGGATAAAGGCCTGGGGATGACAGCTGAGGAAATCAAAAAGTACATCAACCAGATCGCCTTCTCTGGAGCTACTGAATTTGTGGAAAAATTCAAAGATGCCAAAGATGCCAATGAGATCATCGGAAAATTTGGTCTGGGATTCTACTCTGCCTTCATGGTAGCCAAAAAGGTAGAAATCAACACCTTATCCTATCAGGAAGGAGCTGCTTCTGCCAGGTGGACTTGCGATGGTAGCACGGAATTTGAAATTTCAGCAGGTGACAGAAAAACCAGGGGTACAGATGTCATCCTGCACATCAATGAGGATTCAGAAGAGTTCCTCGATAAGTGGAGACTTCAGGGCATCCTGGATAAATATGCCAAATTCCTTCCTGTGCCGATCAAGTTTGGCACCAGAACAGAAAGTGTGGAAGATGGCGTGGATGATAAAGGAGAAAAGAATTGGAAGTCCGTGGAAGTGGACAACATCATCAACAACACCAGCCCCATCTGGACCAAGTCTCCCAATGACCTGAAGGACGAGGATTACCTTGCATTCTACAAAGAGCTCTATCCTTTCAGTGAAGATCCATTATTCTGGATACACCTGAATGTGGACTATCCTTTCAACCTCACGGGGGTACTTTACTTCCCTAAGGTGAAAAATGATTTTGAATTGCAGAAAAACAAGATCAAACTCTTCAGCCGCCAGGTATTTATCACTGATGAAGTCAAGGATATTGTTCCTGAATTTTTGATGCTGCTGCACGGAGTGATTGATTCACCGGACATTCCTCTGAACGTATCCAGAAGCTTCCTGCAGTCCGACTCCAATGTGAAAAAGATCAACAATTACATCACCAAAAAGGTAGCGGACAAGTTGGCAGAACTCTTCAAAAAGGACAGAAAAGCCTATGAGCAGAAGTGGAATGATATCGGTCTATTTGTGAAATATGGCATGATCAGTGAAGAAAAGTTTGCCGAAAAAGGCAAAGACTTCACCCTTCTGAAAAACACCAAAGGAGAGTTCTTCACTTTGGCAGAATATAGGGAAAAAGTAAAAGCCCTTCAGACCGACAAAAACGATCAGGTCGTTTACCTCTACGCTACCGATGTGGCCAAACAAGACGCATTTATCCAATCTGCCAACAAAAAAGACTACGATGTCCTGGTAATGGATTCACCTATTGACAACCACTTTATCCAGCACTTGGAGATGAAGGAAGAGAAAACTTCCCTGAAGCGTGTGGATGCCGATGTGGTGGACAAATTGATCCAAAAAGATGCTGGCTACGCCAATCTCCTGAATGAGGAGCAATCCAAAAAGGTGAAGGAAATCTTCGAGAAAGCCATAGACAACAAGTCATACACAGTGGAAGTAGAAGGTCTGAGCCCCGAAGAAATGCCGGTGACAGTGACCATGGAGGAATTTATGCGCAGGATGAAAGAAATGGCGCAGATGGGAGGCGGCATGGGCTTCTATGGCGCTATGCCGGACAACTACAAAGTCGCCATCAATGGCAACCACCCCTTGATTGACAAGATCCTGAAAACAGAAGCCGAAGAAGATCAGACCAAACTGGCCAAGCAGGCATTTGACCTGGCGCTCCTGGCCCAGGGCTTGCTGACCGGCAAAGACCTGACTGCTTTTGTGAAGCGCAGTGTGGAATTGATTTAA
- a CDS encoding IS30 family transposase → MNKFKHLSQEQRYQIEALFRNGTSQTKIAAIIGVNKSTVSRELQRNTGKRGRYSGEYKAAVAQNRTDERHRLKRKRIKFTESLKEEARKFLVVDKLSPELISVTWKKQGKEGVCHETLYNWIFTAKKSSHWRYRRDRELYKNLRHGKRKRKRGNYRHTRGIIRERVPIDQRPPVVEKRQRIGDIEVDLMMGKNHKSALLVLVDRATLVTTIEKLDGKNADIIEQKIAKRIQRIGASFFKSITFDNDMAFANHYKIRDKFNIPTFFTRPYTSQDKGTVENRIGLIRAFLPKGTDLNQISREQIQNIETKINNRPIRKFNYLSPIECLMKKLGVAFMT, encoded by the coding sequence ATGAATAAATTTAAACATCTCAGCCAGGAACAAAGGTACCAAATAGAGGCTTTATTTAGAAACGGAACTTCCCAGACCAAAATCGCTGCGATTATCGGTGTCAACAAAAGTACTGTATCCAGAGAACTTCAAAGAAATACCGGCAAGAGGGGCCGTTATAGCGGTGAATATAAGGCTGCAGTTGCCCAGAACCGTACAGACGAAAGACATAGACTCAAGAGAAAGCGAATCAAATTTACCGAGTCCCTTAAAGAAGAGGCCCGCAAATTCCTTGTTGTTGACAAATTGAGCCCAGAGCTAATATCGGTCACCTGGAAGAAACAAGGTAAAGAAGGGGTTTGTCATGAGACACTCTACAACTGGATATTTACTGCCAAAAAAAGTAGCCATTGGAGATACCGAAGGGACAGGGAGCTTTACAAGAATCTCCGGCATGGTAAAAGAAAGCGTAAGAGAGGTAATTACAGGCATACCAGAGGAATTATCAGGGAGAGAGTTCCAATTGACCAAAGGCCTCCTGTAGTTGAAAAAAGACAAAGGATAGGAGATATTGAAGTAGACCTTATGATGGGGAAAAACCACAAATCAGCTCTTTTGGTACTGGTGGACAGGGCAACCTTGGTTACTACCATAGAGAAACTTGATGGTAAAAATGCAGATATCATTGAACAGAAAATAGCAAAGAGAATACAGAGAATTGGTGCTTCGTTCTTCAAATCAATCACTTTCGATAATGATATGGCATTCGCAAACCATTATAAAATCAGAGATAAATTCAATATCCCAACATTCTTTACAAGACCATACACTTCACAGGATAAAGGAACAGTGGAAAACAGAATCGGACTTATCAGGGCTTTCCTGCCAAAGGGTACTGACCTCAATCAAATCTCTCGGGAACAGATCCAAAATATAGAAACCAAAATCAATAACAGGCCAATAAGAAAGTTTAATTATCTTAGTCCTATCGAATGTCTAATGAAAAAATTAGGCGTTGCATTTATGACTTGA
- a CDS encoding IS3 family transposase, with protein MKDRATLICSDYKGLSIRRQCEVLEVPRSSLYYKPKGENEVNLKLMGIMDRHLTDHPTEGVVSMVYLLTGLGFVVGPKRIRRLFRLMGRETLYRRKNLTKSGLREYIRPYLLRNLKIERPNQVWVTDITYIPMQKGFMFLTAVMDVYSRRILSWGISNSQDAKWCKQVIEEAIREYGKPEIVNSDQGSQYTSALWINYLEGLDIKVSMDGKGRALDNVYIERFWKSIKYDYIYLNPSEDGYDLLKGVKKYIEYYNQKVHHTTREKPGERYFGATQKAA; from the coding sequence ATGAAAGATCGGGCGACATTGATTTGTTCTGATTATAAGGGGCTGTCTATAAGGAGACAGTGTGAAGTATTGGAGGTTCCCCGAAGCAGTCTATATTACAAACCAAAAGGGGAAAACGAGGTCAATCTGAAACTTATGGGAATCATGGACAGGCATCTTACCGATCACCCTACTGAAGGCGTTGTGTCGATGGTCTATCTGTTGACAGGACTGGGCTTCGTTGTCGGCCCAAAGCGCATCAGGAGGCTTTTCAGGCTGATGGGCAGGGAAACCCTTTACAGGAGGAAGAACCTTACCAAATCCGGTTTGCGTGAATATATCAGGCCTTATCTTCTCAGGAACTTAAAGATTGAAAGACCCAACCAAGTGTGGGTAACCGATATCACCTACATTCCGATGCAGAAGGGGTTTATGTTCCTGACCGCAGTCATGGATGTTTACAGCAGAAGGATACTGTCATGGGGTATATCCAACAGTCAGGACGCCAAATGGTGTAAGCAGGTAATCGAAGAGGCCATCAGAGAATATGGTAAGCCAGAGATAGTCAATTCCGATCAGGGAAGCCAGTACACATCAGCCTTATGGATCAATTACCTTGAAGGGCTGGATATCAAAGTATCAATGGACGGAAAGGGAAGGGCTTTGGACAATGTATATATTGAAAGGTTCTGGAAGTCGATCAAGTATGATTACATCTATCTGAACCCAAGCGAGGACGGTTATGACCTGCTCAAAGGTGTCAAAAAGTATATTGAATATTACAACCAAAAGGTCCATCATACCACCAGGGAGAAGCCCGGGGAAAGGTATTTTGGGGCAACCCAAAAAGCAGCATAA
- a CDS encoding transposase: MNKQTRRKFSPEFKAKVALEAIKNQFTLAELSKKFDVSPVIISKWKGEFLDNMSAVFEKEHSKKKEEGPALEQLYAQIGELKVENDFLKKSCKKLGI, from the coding sequence ATGAACAAGCAAACAAGACGAAAGTTTTCTCCTGAGTTCAAGGCAAAAGTAGCCCTTGAAGCAATCAAGAATCAGTTTACATTGGCTGAATTGTCCAAGAAGTTCGATGTTAGCCCTGTGATTATATCCAAGTGGAAGGGTGAGTTTTTGGATAATATGTCAGCTGTATTTGAAAAGGAGCATTCAAAGAAAAAGGAAGAAGGCCCTGCCCTTGAGCAGCTCTATGCCCAGATCGGAGAGCTAAAAGTAGAGAATGACTTTTTAAAAAAAAGCTGCAAGAAACTGGGGATATGA